One region of Zingiber officinale cultivar Zhangliang chromosome 7B, Zo_v1.1, whole genome shotgun sequence genomic DNA includes:
- the LOC122003765 gene encoding 2-oxoglutarate-dependent dioxygenase 11-like — protein MAEEVSYLDVATSIAVDNVQALAAVVTDVPPRYLRPEVAADPVAPPNQTSLPIVDLRMLIDASSHREEAAKLHDALSQWGFFQLINHQVPDDLIEQLKSDMADYFNLPLEEKKEFAQLPDGLQGYGQAFVVSEDQKLDWADMHFVVTRPVHQRNMRFWPTRPPSFRGTLERYSVEAKRVASILLAVMAESLEVAEEELMEAFEGMPQGIRMNYYPPCRESGKVVGLSPHTDGVSSLTLLLQANDVNGLQVKHEGLWVPVEPLPGAFIVNAGDILEILTNGKYKSGEHRAMINPNKERLSIATFLFAKDDGQIGPLPGIMKGGKENFITWSYKEYQKSFYTSKLDGPSILEKMKIN, from the exons ATGGCGGAGGAAGTGAGCTATCTCGACGTAGCAACCTCGATTGCGGTGGACAACGTCCAAGCCCTCGCTGCAGTCGTCACCGACGTCCCTCCCCGCTACCTCCGTCCGGAAGTCGCCGCCGACCCCGTTGCTCCGCCCAACCAAACCTCCCTCCCAATCGTCGACCTCCGCATGCTCATCGACGCCAGCTCCCACCGTGAAGAGGCTGCCAAACTCCACGACGCCTTGTCGCAGTGGGGCTTCTTCCAG CTGATCAATCATCAAGTGCCCGACGACCTGATTGAGCAACTGAAGTCGGACATGGCGGATTACTTCAACCTCCCTCTGGAAGAGAAGAAAGAGTTCGCGCAGCTACCTGATGGCTTACAAGGCTACGGGCAGGCCTTCGTCGTGTCCGAGGATCAGAAGCTGGACTGGGCCGACATGCACTTCGTCGTCACTCGACCCGTTCACCAGCGAAATATGAGATTTTGGCCCACTCGTCCTCCTTCCTTCAG GGGGACGCTGGAGCGCTACAGCGTGGAAGCGAAGCGAGTGGCGAGCATCTTGCTGGCAGTGATGGCTGAGAGTTTGGAGGTGGCGGAGGAGGAGCTGATGGAGGCCTTCGAGGGGATGCCGCAGGGGATAAGGATGAATTACTACCCGCCGTGCCGGGAAAGCGGCAAGGTTGTGGGGCTGTCGCCACACACAGACGGAGTCAGCTCGTTAACTCTGCTGCTGCAGGCCAACGACGTCAACGGACTGCAGGTCAAGCACGAGGGTTTATGGGTTCCGGTGGAGCCACTGCCGGGAGCGTTCATCGTCAACGCCGGCGACATCCTCGAg ATATTGACCAATGGAAAGTACAAGAGCGGCGAGCATAGAGCCATGATAAACCCCAACAAAGAGCGACTCTCTATCGCGACTTTCCTTTTTGCAAAAGATGATGGGCAGATCGGACCTCTTCCGGGGATAATGAAAGGAGGCAAAGAAAATTTCATTACGTGGAGCTAC